One segment of Pogoniulus pusillus isolate bPogPus1 chromosome 26, bPogPus1.pri, whole genome shotgun sequence DNA contains the following:
- the MAP3K13 gene encoding mitogen-activated protein kinase kinase kinase 13 isoform X1, whose product MHTHGIMASTQEHLSLSSSPSSLSKAFCRDKDSSGFQDEQAAAGSQPCPELPEELRDRGPPQAEPAGSPVPAAVLSSISEDCREQFANSVLQLREHDEPEPSGPPGPRGAGEGDGGGGGGDGDVKVQFNRAGGGGFLEGLFGCLRPVWNIIGKAYSTDYKLQQQDTWEVPFEEISELQWLGSGAQGAVFLGKFRAEEVAIKKVRDQNETDIKHLRKLKHPNIIAFKGVCTQAPCYCIIMEYCAHGQLYEVLRAGRKVTPRLLVDWSTGIASGMNYLHLHKIIHRDLKSPNVLVTHTDAVKISDFGTSKELSDKSTKMSFAGTVAWMAPEVIRNEPVSEKVDIWSFGVVLWELLTGEIPYKDVDSSAIIWGVGSNSLHLPVPSTCPDGFKILMKQTWQSKPRNRPSFRQTLMHLDIASADVLATPQETYFKSQAEWREEVKKHFEKIKSEGTCIHRLDEELIRRRREELRHALDIREHYERKLERANNLYMELSAIMLQLEVREKELIKREQAVEKKYPGTYKRHPVRPIIHPNTVEKLMKRKGVSHKPGSQAKRPDLLKSEGIPSTEAASNGSPASGSPKMSALSGKSRYRSKPRHRRGNSKGSSSDFPGILKSQPAQDEAAPAAPHHLPQQAGLPPQPGHGQDIASCANNLRYFGPAAALRSPLGNQAQRRMAGSSPDLISAAVQADCRRSLRSPPGAAERWQCCQPDPYGSCLQCGEEEGGQGQLPAGTAPSRAQSPAPAALYESAQRTERVEEQSGSCNPAPALGTPQHLASSVLPCKARPLQKSGDDSSEEEEGEVDSEVEFPRRQRPHRCISSCQSYSTFSSENFSVSDGEEGNTSDHSNSPDELGPRLEGELGPRLEDELGPRLEDMLSQTPEIPIDICSQSDGLSDKECAVRRVKTQMSLGKLCAEEHSCEPPGQFADSDCDSSEGDCSDATVRTNKPCSSATWSHFAGREAASPPPPRSDLQ is encoded by the exons ATGCACACCCACGGCATCATGGCCAGCACTCAGGAGCACCTGAGCCTGTCTTCCtcgcccagctccctcagcaaagCCTTCTGCCGAGACAAAGACTCGAGCGGGTTCCAGgatgagcaggcagctgccggCAGCCAGCCGTGCCCCGAGCTGCCGGAGGAGCTGCGCGACCGGGGCCCGCCGCAGGCCGAGCCGGCCGGCAGCCCGGTGCCCGCCGCCGTGCTGAGCAGCATCAGCGAGGACTGCCGGGAGCAGTTCGCCAACAGCGTGCTGCAGCTGCGGGAGCACGACGAGCCCGAGCCCAGCGGCCCACCCGGGCCCCGCGGCGCCGGGGAGGgggacggcggcggcggcggcggggacgGGGACGTCAAGGTGCAGTTCAAcagggcgggcggcggcggcttcTTGGAGGGGCTCTTCGGCTGCCTGCGGCCCGTGTGGAACATCATCGGCAAGGCTTACTCCACGGACtacaagctgcagcagcaag ACACCTGGGAGGTGCCCTTCGAGGAGATCTCGGAGCTGCAGTGGCTGGGCAGTGGGGCACAGGGAGCTGTCTTCCTGGGCAAGTTCCGGGCCGAGGAGGTGGCCATCAAGAAAGTGAGAGACCAGAACGAAACAGACATCAAGCACCTGAGGAAGCTGAAGCACCCCAACATCATTGCCTTCAA gggagtctGCACCCAGGCCCCGTGCTACTGCATCATCATGGAGTACTGTGCACATGGGCAGCTCTACGAGGTGCTGCGGGCCGGCCGCAAGGTCACCCCCCGGCTGCTGGTGGACTGGTCCACAGGCATCGCCAGCGGCATGAACTACCTGCACCTGCACAAGATCATCCACAGAGACCTCAAGTCACCAAA TGTTTTAGTTACACACACAGATGCGGTGAAAATCTCAGATTTTGGTACATCTAAGGAGCTGAGTGATAAAAGTACCAAAATGTCCTTCGCGGGCACTGTGGCGTGGATGGCCCCGGAGGTGATCCGCAATGAGCCTGTCTCGGAGAAGGTGGACATCTG GTCGTTTGGGGTAGTTTTGTGGGAGCTGCTTACAGGAGAGATTCCCTACAAGGATGTGGACTCTTCAGCCATCATTTGGGGAGTGGGCAGTAACAGCCTGCACCTTCCTGTCCCTTCCACCTGCCCAGATGGCTTCAAAATCCTCATGAAGCAGACCTG GCAGAGCAAGCCCCGGAACCGTCCCTCCTTCCGACAGACGCTGATGCACCTGGACATTGCATCTGCCGACGTGCTGGCCACTCCTCAGGAGACGTACTTCAAATCACAG GCCGAGTGGAGAGAAGAAGTGAAGAAGCACTTTGAGAAAATCAAGAGCGAGGGGACCTGCATCCACCGGCTGGACGAGGAGCTGATCCGCCGCCGCCGGGAGGAGCTCAG ACATGCGCTGGACATCCGCGAGCACTATGAGAGGAAGCTAGAGCGAGCCAACAACCTCTACATGGAGCTCAGTGCCAtcatgctgcagctggaggtccGGGAGAAGGAGCTCATCAA GAGGGAGCAAGCAGTGGAAAAGAAATACCCTGGGACTTACAAACGACACCCAGTCAGACCAATAATCCACCCCAACACCGTGGAGAAGCtgatgaagaggaaaggagtCTCCCACAAACCAGGCAGCCAGGCTAAACG GCCGGACCTGCTCAAGTCGGAGGGCATCCCCAGCACGGAGGCGGCATCCAACGGCTCCCCGGCCTCGGGAAGCCCCAAGATGTCGGCGCTGAGCGGCAAGAGTCGCTACCGCAGCAAGCCGCGGCACCGCCGGGGCAACAGCAAAGGCAGCTCCAGCGACTTCCCTGGCATCCTGAAGAGCCAGCCCGCGCAGGACGAAGCGGCCCCTGCCGCCCCGCACCACCTCCCGCAGCAGGCAGGCCTGCCGCCGCAGCCCGGGCACGGGCAGGACATCGCCAGCTGCGCCAACAACCTGCGCTACTTCGGCCCCGCGGCCGCGCTGCGCAGCCCGCTCGGCAACCAGGCACAGCGCCGCATGGCCGGCTCCAGCCCCGACCTCATCTCCGCCGCCGTGCAGGCCGACTGCCGCCGCAGCCTGCGGAGCCCGCCGGGCGCGGCCGAgcgctggcagtgctgccagccggACCCCTACggctcctgcctgcagtgcggggaggaggagggcgggcaggggcagctgccagcGGGCACAGCCCCGAGCCGCGCCCAGTCGCCAGCGCCCGCAGCCCTGTACGAGAGTGCGCAGCGCACGGAGCGGGTGGAGGAGCAGTCGGGCAGCTGCAACCCGGCCCCTGCCCTAGGCACTCCCCAGCACTTGGCTTCGTCAGTGCTGCCTTGCAAGGCGAGACCCCTTCAAAAG AGCGGCGATGactcttcagaagaggaggagggtgaAGTCGACAGTGAAGTGGAGTTCCCTCGCAGGCAAAG ACCTCACCGCTGCATCAGCAGCTGCCAGTCCTACTCCACCTTCAGCTCGGAGAACTTCTCTGTGTCCGACGGAGAGGAGGGGAACACGAGCGACCACTCCAACAGCCCGGACGAGCTGGGCCCCAGGCTGGAGGGTGAGCTGGGCCCCAGGCTGGAGGATGAGCTGGGCCCCAGGCTGGAGGACATGCTGTCCCAGACCCCCGAGATCCCCATCGACATCTGCAGCCAGTCGGACGGGCTGTCGGACAAGGAGTGTGCCGTGCGCAGGGTCAAGACGCAGATGTCTCTGGGCAAGCTCTGCGCGGAGGAGCACAGCTGCGAG cccccaggccaGTTTGCAGACTCAGACTGTGACTCTTCTGAAGGGGACTGTTCCGATGCCACCGTCAGGACCAAcaagccctgcagctctgctactTG GTCACACTTTGCAGGAAGAgaagctgcttctcctcccccccccaggagTGATTTGCAATAA
- the TMEM41A gene encoding transmembrane protein 41A isoform X1: protein MWRRLPGLLFVFAASTAALWLLSARLSAGQARRPLRFPSDLEELRELAEALRDYERQHRGTALTLFCAAYLYKQSFAIPGSSLLNVLAGALFGPWTGLVLCSALTSVGATFCYLLSDTFGKQLIVFYFPDKVTLLQRKVEENRSCLFFFLLFLRLFPMTPNWFLNLSAPILNIPLSQFFLSVLIGLTPYNFICVQTGAILSQITSLDAIFSWDTLLKLLAMATAALIPGTLIKKYSKQHLKLDGGQHTPVLNGKKSF from the exons ATGTGGCGGCGGCTGCCCGGGCTGCTGTTCGTCTTTGCGGCCTCCACGGCCGCGCTCTGGCTGCTGTCGGCCCGGCTGAGCGCGGGGCAGGCGCGCAG GCCGCTGCGGTTCCCGTCGGACCTGGAGGAGCTCCGGGAGCTGGCCGAGGCGCTGCGAGACTACGAGCGGCAGCACCGGGGCACGGCGCTGACCCTGTTCTGCGCCGCCTACCTCTACAAGCAGAGCTTCGCCATCcccggctccagcctcctg AACGTCCTGGCGGGAGCACTCTTCGGGCCGTGGACGGGGCTGGTGCTGTGTTCGGCCCTTACCTCCGTGGGAGCCACCTTCTGCTACCTGCTGTCGGACACCTTTGGGAAGCAGCTCATTGTCTTCTACTTCCCTGACAAAGTGactctgctgcagaggaag GTAGAAGAGAACAGGAGctgcttgtttttcttcttgttgttcCTGAGGCTGTTCCCCATGACACCAAACTGGTTCCTGAATCTCTCAGCTCCCATTTTAAACATCCCTCTGTCCCAGTTCTTCCTCTCCGTTCTCATCG GTCTCACACCGTACAACTTCATCTGCGTGCAGACAGGAGCCATTCTGTCTCAGATCACCTCTTTGGATGCCATTTTCTCCTGGGACacactgctgaagctgctggcaatggccacagcagcactgatcCCAGGGACCCTCATCAAGAAGTACAGCAAGCAACACTTGAAGCTGGATGGGGGCCAGCACACTCCAGTGCTCAACGGCAAAAAGAGCTTCTGA
- the MAP3K13 gene encoding mitogen-activated protein kinase kinase kinase 13 isoform X2: MHTHGIMASTQEHLSLSSSPSSLSKAFCRDKDSSGFQDEQAAAGSQPCPELPEELRDRGPPQAEPAGSPVPAAVLSSISEDCREQFANSVLQLREHDEPEPSGPPGPRGAGEGDGGGGGGDGDVKVQFNRAGGGGFLEGLFGCLRPVWNIIGKAYSTDYKLQQQDTWEVPFEEISELQWLGSGAQGAVFLGKFRAEEVAIKKVRDQNETDIKHLRKLKHPNIIAFKGVCTQAPCYCIIMEYCAHGQLYEVLRAGRKVTPRLLVDWSTGIASGMNYLHLHKIIHRDLKSPNVLVTHTDAVKISDFGTSKELSDKSTKMSFAGTVAWMAPEVIRNEPVSEKVDIWSFGVVLWELLTGEIPYKDVDSSAIIWGVGSNSLHLPVPSTCPDGFKILMKQTWQSKPRNRPSFRQTLMHLDIASADVLATPQETYFKSQAEWREEVKKHFEKIKSEGTCIHRLDEELIRRRREELRHALDIREHYERKLERANNLYMELSAIMLQLEVREKELIKREQAVEKKYPGTYKRHPVRPIIHPNTVEKLMKRKGVSHKPGSQAKRPDLLKSEGIPSTEAASNGSPASGSPKMSALSGKSRYRSKPRHRRGNSKGSSSDFPGILKSQPAQDEAAPAAPHHLPQQAGLPPQPGHGQDIASCANNLRYFGPAAALRSPLGNQAQRRMAGSSPDLISAAVQADCRRSLRSPPGAAERWQCCQPDPYGSCLQCGEEEGGQGQLPAGTAPSRAQSPAPAALYESAQRTERVEEQSGSCNPAPALGTPQHLASSVLPCKARPLQKSGDDSSEEEEGEVDSEVEFPRRQRPHRCISSCQSYSTFSSENFSVSDGEEGNTSDHSNSPDELGPRLEGELGPRLEDELGPRLEDMLSQTPEIPIDICSQSDGLSDKECAVRRVKTQMSLGKLCAEEHSCEPPGQFADSDCDSSEGDCSDATVRTNKPCSSATWKRSCFSSPPQE; this comes from the exons ATGCACACCCACGGCATCATGGCCAGCACTCAGGAGCACCTGAGCCTGTCTTCCtcgcccagctccctcagcaaagCCTTCTGCCGAGACAAAGACTCGAGCGGGTTCCAGgatgagcaggcagctgccggCAGCCAGCCGTGCCCCGAGCTGCCGGAGGAGCTGCGCGACCGGGGCCCGCCGCAGGCCGAGCCGGCCGGCAGCCCGGTGCCCGCCGCCGTGCTGAGCAGCATCAGCGAGGACTGCCGGGAGCAGTTCGCCAACAGCGTGCTGCAGCTGCGGGAGCACGACGAGCCCGAGCCCAGCGGCCCACCCGGGCCCCGCGGCGCCGGGGAGGgggacggcggcggcggcggcggggacgGGGACGTCAAGGTGCAGTTCAAcagggcgggcggcggcggcttcTTGGAGGGGCTCTTCGGCTGCCTGCGGCCCGTGTGGAACATCATCGGCAAGGCTTACTCCACGGACtacaagctgcagcagcaag ACACCTGGGAGGTGCCCTTCGAGGAGATCTCGGAGCTGCAGTGGCTGGGCAGTGGGGCACAGGGAGCTGTCTTCCTGGGCAAGTTCCGGGCCGAGGAGGTGGCCATCAAGAAAGTGAGAGACCAGAACGAAACAGACATCAAGCACCTGAGGAAGCTGAAGCACCCCAACATCATTGCCTTCAA gggagtctGCACCCAGGCCCCGTGCTACTGCATCATCATGGAGTACTGTGCACATGGGCAGCTCTACGAGGTGCTGCGGGCCGGCCGCAAGGTCACCCCCCGGCTGCTGGTGGACTGGTCCACAGGCATCGCCAGCGGCATGAACTACCTGCACCTGCACAAGATCATCCACAGAGACCTCAAGTCACCAAA TGTTTTAGTTACACACACAGATGCGGTGAAAATCTCAGATTTTGGTACATCTAAGGAGCTGAGTGATAAAAGTACCAAAATGTCCTTCGCGGGCACTGTGGCGTGGATGGCCCCGGAGGTGATCCGCAATGAGCCTGTCTCGGAGAAGGTGGACATCTG GTCGTTTGGGGTAGTTTTGTGGGAGCTGCTTACAGGAGAGATTCCCTACAAGGATGTGGACTCTTCAGCCATCATTTGGGGAGTGGGCAGTAACAGCCTGCACCTTCCTGTCCCTTCCACCTGCCCAGATGGCTTCAAAATCCTCATGAAGCAGACCTG GCAGAGCAAGCCCCGGAACCGTCCCTCCTTCCGACAGACGCTGATGCACCTGGACATTGCATCTGCCGACGTGCTGGCCACTCCTCAGGAGACGTACTTCAAATCACAG GCCGAGTGGAGAGAAGAAGTGAAGAAGCACTTTGAGAAAATCAAGAGCGAGGGGACCTGCATCCACCGGCTGGACGAGGAGCTGATCCGCCGCCGCCGGGAGGAGCTCAG ACATGCGCTGGACATCCGCGAGCACTATGAGAGGAAGCTAGAGCGAGCCAACAACCTCTACATGGAGCTCAGTGCCAtcatgctgcagctggaggtccGGGAGAAGGAGCTCATCAA GAGGGAGCAAGCAGTGGAAAAGAAATACCCTGGGACTTACAAACGACACCCAGTCAGACCAATAATCCACCCCAACACCGTGGAGAAGCtgatgaagaggaaaggagtCTCCCACAAACCAGGCAGCCAGGCTAAACG GCCGGACCTGCTCAAGTCGGAGGGCATCCCCAGCACGGAGGCGGCATCCAACGGCTCCCCGGCCTCGGGAAGCCCCAAGATGTCGGCGCTGAGCGGCAAGAGTCGCTACCGCAGCAAGCCGCGGCACCGCCGGGGCAACAGCAAAGGCAGCTCCAGCGACTTCCCTGGCATCCTGAAGAGCCAGCCCGCGCAGGACGAAGCGGCCCCTGCCGCCCCGCACCACCTCCCGCAGCAGGCAGGCCTGCCGCCGCAGCCCGGGCACGGGCAGGACATCGCCAGCTGCGCCAACAACCTGCGCTACTTCGGCCCCGCGGCCGCGCTGCGCAGCCCGCTCGGCAACCAGGCACAGCGCCGCATGGCCGGCTCCAGCCCCGACCTCATCTCCGCCGCCGTGCAGGCCGACTGCCGCCGCAGCCTGCGGAGCCCGCCGGGCGCGGCCGAgcgctggcagtgctgccagccggACCCCTACggctcctgcctgcagtgcggggaggaggagggcgggcaggggcagctgccagcGGGCACAGCCCCGAGCCGCGCCCAGTCGCCAGCGCCCGCAGCCCTGTACGAGAGTGCGCAGCGCACGGAGCGGGTGGAGGAGCAGTCGGGCAGCTGCAACCCGGCCCCTGCCCTAGGCACTCCCCAGCACTTGGCTTCGTCAGTGCTGCCTTGCAAGGCGAGACCCCTTCAAAAG AGCGGCGATGactcttcagaagaggaggagggtgaAGTCGACAGTGAAGTGGAGTTCCCTCGCAGGCAAAG ACCTCACCGCTGCATCAGCAGCTGCCAGTCCTACTCCACCTTCAGCTCGGAGAACTTCTCTGTGTCCGACGGAGAGGAGGGGAACACGAGCGACCACTCCAACAGCCCGGACGAGCTGGGCCCCAGGCTGGAGGGTGAGCTGGGCCCCAGGCTGGAGGATGAGCTGGGCCCCAGGCTGGAGGACATGCTGTCCCAGACCCCCGAGATCCCCATCGACATCTGCAGCCAGTCGGACGGGCTGTCGGACAAGGAGTGTGCCGTGCGCAGGGTCAAGACGCAGATGTCTCTGGGCAAGCTCTGCGCGGAGGAGCACAGCTGCGAG cccccaggccaGTTTGCAGACTCAGACTGTGACTCTTCTGAAGGGGACTGTTCCGATGCCACCGTCAGGACCAAcaagccctgcagctctgctactTG GAAGAgaagctgcttctcctcccccccccaggagTGA
- the MAP3K13 gene encoding mitogen-activated protein kinase kinase kinase 13 isoform X3, with amino-acid sequence MHTHGIMASTQEHLSLSSSPSSLSKAFCRDKDSSGFQDEQAAAGSQPCPELPEELRDRGPPQAEPAGSPVPAAVLSSISEDCREQFANSVLQLREHDEPEPSGPPGPRGAGEGDGGGGGGDGDVKVQFNRAGGGGFLEGLFGCLRPVWNIIGKAYSTDYKLQQQDTWEVPFEEISELQWLGSGAQGAVFLGKFRAEEVAIKKVRDQNETDIKHLRKLKHPNIIAFKGVCTQAPCYCIIMEYCAHGQLYEVLRAGRKVTPRLLVDWSTGIASGMNYLHLHKIIHRDLKSPNVLVTHTDAVKISDFGTSKELSDKSTKMSFAGTVAWMAPEVIRNEPVSEKVDIWSFGVVLWELLTGEIPYKDVDSSAIIWGVGSNSLHLPVPSTCPDGFKILMKQTWQSKPRNRPSFRQTLMHLDIASADVLATPQETYFKSQAEWREEVKKHFEKIKSEGTCIHRLDEELIRRRREELRHALDIREHYERKLERANNLYMELSAIMLQLEVREKELIKREQAVEKKYPGTYKRHPVRPIIHPNTVEKLMKRKGVSHKPGSQAKRPDLLKSEGIPSTEAASNGSPASGSPKMSALSGKSRYRSKPRHRRGNSKGSSSDFPGILKSQPAQDEAAPAAPHHLPQQAGLPPQPGHGQDIASCANNLRYFGPAAALRSPLGNQAQRRMAGSSPDLISAAVQADCRRSLRSPPGAAERWQCCQPDPYGSCLQCGEEEGGQGQLPAGTAPSRAQSPAPAALYESAQRTERVEEQSGSCNPAPALGTPQHLASSVLPCKARPLQKSGDDSSEEEEGEVDSEVEFPRRQRPHRCISSCQSYSTFSSENFSVSDGEEGNTSDHSNSPDELGPRLEGELGPRLEDELGPRLEDMLSQTPEIPIDICSQSDGLSDKECAVRRVKTQMSLGKLCAEEHSCEPPGQFADSDCDSSEGDCSDATVRTNKPCSSATW; translated from the exons ATGCACACCCACGGCATCATGGCCAGCACTCAGGAGCACCTGAGCCTGTCTTCCtcgcccagctccctcagcaaagCCTTCTGCCGAGACAAAGACTCGAGCGGGTTCCAGgatgagcaggcagctgccggCAGCCAGCCGTGCCCCGAGCTGCCGGAGGAGCTGCGCGACCGGGGCCCGCCGCAGGCCGAGCCGGCCGGCAGCCCGGTGCCCGCCGCCGTGCTGAGCAGCATCAGCGAGGACTGCCGGGAGCAGTTCGCCAACAGCGTGCTGCAGCTGCGGGAGCACGACGAGCCCGAGCCCAGCGGCCCACCCGGGCCCCGCGGCGCCGGGGAGGgggacggcggcggcggcggcggggacgGGGACGTCAAGGTGCAGTTCAAcagggcgggcggcggcggcttcTTGGAGGGGCTCTTCGGCTGCCTGCGGCCCGTGTGGAACATCATCGGCAAGGCTTACTCCACGGACtacaagctgcagcagcaag ACACCTGGGAGGTGCCCTTCGAGGAGATCTCGGAGCTGCAGTGGCTGGGCAGTGGGGCACAGGGAGCTGTCTTCCTGGGCAAGTTCCGGGCCGAGGAGGTGGCCATCAAGAAAGTGAGAGACCAGAACGAAACAGACATCAAGCACCTGAGGAAGCTGAAGCACCCCAACATCATTGCCTTCAA gggagtctGCACCCAGGCCCCGTGCTACTGCATCATCATGGAGTACTGTGCACATGGGCAGCTCTACGAGGTGCTGCGGGCCGGCCGCAAGGTCACCCCCCGGCTGCTGGTGGACTGGTCCACAGGCATCGCCAGCGGCATGAACTACCTGCACCTGCACAAGATCATCCACAGAGACCTCAAGTCACCAAA TGTTTTAGTTACACACACAGATGCGGTGAAAATCTCAGATTTTGGTACATCTAAGGAGCTGAGTGATAAAAGTACCAAAATGTCCTTCGCGGGCACTGTGGCGTGGATGGCCCCGGAGGTGATCCGCAATGAGCCTGTCTCGGAGAAGGTGGACATCTG GTCGTTTGGGGTAGTTTTGTGGGAGCTGCTTACAGGAGAGATTCCCTACAAGGATGTGGACTCTTCAGCCATCATTTGGGGAGTGGGCAGTAACAGCCTGCACCTTCCTGTCCCTTCCACCTGCCCAGATGGCTTCAAAATCCTCATGAAGCAGACCTG GCAGAGCAAGCCCCGGAACCGTCCCTCCTTCCGACAGACGCTGATGCACCTGGACATTGCATCTGCCGACGTGCTGGCCACTCCTCAGGAGACGTACTTCAAATCACAG GCCGAGTGGAGAGAAGAAGTGAAGAAGCACTTTGAGAAAATCAAGAGCGAGGGGACCTGCATCCACCGGCTGGACGAGGAGCTGATCCGCCGCCGCCGGGAGGAGCTCAG ACATGCGCTGGACATCCGCGAGCACTATGAGAGGAAGCTAGAGCGAGCCAACAACCTCTACATGGAGCTCAGTGCCAtcatgctgcagctggaggtccGGGAGAAGGAGCTCATCAA GAGGGAGCAAGCAGTGGAAAAGAAATACCCTGGGACTTACAAACGACACCCAGTCAGACCAATAATCCACCCCAACACCGTGGAGAAGCtgatgaagaggaaaggagtCTCCCACAAACCAGGCAGCCAGGCTAAACG GCCGGACCTGCTCAAGTCGGAGGGCATCCCCAGCACGGAGGCGGCATCCAACGGCTCCCCGGCCTCGGGAAGCCCCAAGATGTCGGCGCTGAGCGGCAAGAGTCGCTACCGCAGCAAGCCGCGGCACCGCCGGGGCAACAGCAAAGGCAGCTCCAGCGACTTCCCTGGCATCCTGAAGAGCCAGCCCGCGCAGGACGAAGCGGCCCCTGCCGCCCCGCACCACCTCCCGCAGCAGGCAGGCCTGCCGCCGCAGCCCGGGCACGGGCAGGACATCGCCAGCTGCGCCAACAACCTGCGCTACTTCGGCCCCGCGGCCGCGCTGCGCAGCCCGCTCGGCAACCAGGCACAGCGCCGCATGGCCGGCTCCAGCCCCGACCTCATCTCCGCCGCCGTGCAGGCCGACTGCCGCCGCAGCCTGCGGAGCCCGCCGGGCGCGGCCGAgcgctggcagtgctgccagccggACCCCTACggctcctgcctgcagtgcggggaggaggagggcgggcaggggcagctgccagcGGGCACAGCCCCGAGCCGCGCCCAGTCGCCAGCGCCCGCAGCCCTGTACGAGAGTGCGCAGCGCACGGAGCGGGTGGAGGAGCAGTCGGGCAGCTGCAACCCGGCCCCTGCCCTAGGCACTCCCCAGCACTTGGCTTCGTCAGTGCTGCCTTGCAAGGCGAGACCCCTTCAAAAG AGCGGCGATGactcttcagaagaggaggagggtgaAGTCGACAGTGAAGTGGAGTTCCCTCGCAGGCAAAG ACCTCACCGCTGCATCAGCAGCTGCCAGTCCTACTCCACCTTCAGCTCGGAGAACTTCTCTGTGTCCGACGGAGAGGAGGGGAACACGAGCGACCACTCCAACAGCCCGGACGAGCTGGGCCCCAGGCTGGAGGGTGAGCTGGGCCCCAGGCTGGAGGATGAGCTGGGCCCCAGGCTGGAGGACATGCTGTCCCAGACCCCCGAGATCCCCATCGACATCTGCAGCCAGTCGGACGGGCTGTCGGACAAGGAGTGTGCCGTGCGCAGGGTCAAGACGCAGATGTCTCTGGGCAAGCTCTGCGCGGAGGAGCACAGCTGCGAG cccccaggccaGTTTGCAGACTCAGACTGTGACTCTTCTGAAGGGGACTGTTCCGATGCCACCGTCAGGACCAAcaagccctgcagctctgctactTGGTAA
- the TMEM41A gene encoding transmembrane protein 41A isoform X2: MWRRLPGLLFVFAASTAALWLLSARLSAGQARRPLRFPSDLEELRELAEALRDYERQHRGTALTLFCAAYLYKQSFAIPGSSLLNVLAGALFGPWTGLVLCSALTSVGATFCYLLSDTFGKQLIVFYFPDKVTLLQRKVSHRTTSSACRQEPFCLRSPLWMPFSPGTHC, encoded by the exons ATGTGGCGGCGGCTGCCCGGGCTGCTGTTCGTCTTTGCGGCCTCCACGGCCGCGCTCTGGCTGCTGTCGGCCCGGCTGAGCGCGGGGCAGGCGCGCAG GCCGCTGCGGTTCCCGTCGGACCTGGAGGAGCTCCGGGAGCTGGCCGAGGCGCTGCGAGACTACGAGCGGCAGCACCGGGGCACGGCGCTGACCCTGTTCTGCGCCGCCTACCTCTACAAGCAGAGCTTCGCCATCcccggctccagcctcctg AACGTCCTGGCGGGAGCACTCTTCGGGCCGTGGACGGGGCTGGTGCTGTGTTCGGCCCTTACCTCCGTGGGAGCCACCTTCTGCTACCTGCTGTCGGACACCTTTGGGAAGCAGCTCATTGTCTTCTACTTCCCTGACAAAGTGactctgctgcagaggaag GTCTCACACCGTACAACTTCATCTGCGTGCAGACAGGAGCCATTCTGTCTCAGATCACCTCTTTGGATGCCATTTTCTCCTGGGACacactgctga